Proteins found in one Mustela lutreola isolate mMusLut2 chromosome 10, mMusLut2.pri, whole genome shotgun sequence genomic segment:
- the LOC131809848 gene encoding large ribosomal subunit protein eL37-like, translating to MTLTPSKLFCGYQQTDAKNLYGLSGLVIGNKIMKGSSSYGQCRSKIHRCCCRGSMVYHLWKSACGKCGYPAKCKRKYNWSAKAKNRNSTGTCQMRHLRIVLCRFRHGVRERTPPQPKRAINAAGSSF from the coding sequence atgactTTGACTCCCAGCAAGCTATTTTGTGGCTATCAGCAAACTGATGCTAAAAATTTATATGGACTCTCTGGTCTTGTTATTGGAAACAAGATAATGAAGGGGTCATCATCATATGGACAGTGTCGCAGTAAGATTCACAGGTGCTGCTGCCGTGGCTCTATGGTCTACCACCTTTGGAAGTCAGCCTGTGGTAAATGTGGCTATCCTGCCAAGTGCAAGAGAAAGTATAACTGGAGTGCCAAGGCTAAAAACCGAAATTCCACTGGAACCTGTCAGATGAGGCACCTAAGAATTGTATTGTGCAGATTCAGGCATGGAGTCCGTGAAAGAACACCACCTCAGCCCAAGAGGGCAATTAATGCAGCAGGCAGTTCATTTTAA